A genomic region of Spea bombifrons isolate aSpeBom1 chromosome 9, aSpeBom1.2.pri, whole genome shotgun sequence contains the following coding sequences:
- the GMFB gene encoding glia maturation factor beta yields MSESLVVCDVDEELVEKLKKFRFRKETNNAAIIMKIDKDRRLVVLEEEHEGISPDELKDELPERQPRFIVYSYKYLHEDGRVSYPLCFIFSSPVGCKPEQQMMYAGSKNKLVQTAQLTKVFEIRNTEDLTEEWLTEKLGFFH; encoded by the exons AGTGAGTCTCTGGTTGTATGCGATGTGGATGAAGAGCTTGTGGAGAAGCTAAAGAAGTTTCGTTTCCGGAAAGAAACCAACAATGCTGCTATTATTA tgaaaattgATAAAGACCGGCGTCTGGTCGTGCTAGAGGAGGAACACGAG GGCATTTCTCCAGATGAACTCAAAGATGAGCTCCCAGAAAGACAACCGAG GTTTATAGTGTACAGTTACAAGTACCTGCATGAAGATGGTAGAGTCTCCTACCCGTTGTGTTTCATTTTCTCCAGTCCCGTGG GTTGTAAGCCGGAGCAGCAGATGATGTACGCAGGAAGCAAAAACAAGCTTGTTCAAACAGCCCAGCTCACAAAG gtattTGAAATCAGGAACACTGAAGATCTTACCGAAGAATGGCTGACCGAGAAACTCGGCTTTTTCCATTAA